The following coding sequences are from one Pigmentibacter sp. JX0631 window:
- a CDS encoding PP2C family protein-serine/threonine phosphatase, with translation MRLTAKILSWLLASVVVVMIMFTSLAIYMLQKNLEEEAFRSHKLIYSLFLPTITRYLWEFDITGIKETLTNIIENNYANKIYIYDADSVLVTYLYKDKKTGKISNIKDTKMSESGNIITPEFKMQLDKKSLSNEEFFIYQDNIMKDTSRIIGAMLHKKGTSTSSSIIGYFVLDYSTDNIAVAVQSMVRGVVILALCVTIMLVVSIGFLLRQSLINNILKLSQASLDITRGTFTRIEEPKRSKDEMVDLVKNFNIMISQIEINQENLKLLAEEGIKISSKFDISDVAIQIAESLQKIAKINLHIEVFVIYSMLASDQVEGYHEMIKSGQRNFIRFAEELKEPPNKKRFVIKDSAGRNCVILQIDDLRAVHLFSFTAAQSIYNAILALQISITNALDNIRFVAEQKEQQRLVSEQETARLVQNNLMPKFEYRRVGFFEIANHFEAATECAGDWWNYYILPNNKLLLLLGDVTGHGTASAILTAVVKGYCDSIHIQPNITANEILAQLDSVIRSSGDGSKVMTMFSAILDPNNGVIEFSNAAHNFPMLIKRNNEKKSVEKLVAQGRPLGYELVNNKETENPYSYALKRIQLESGDILFIFSDGLIEAVNSEGEEFSEKRLKNALQRYSESEASIIKENIMHDFREFTSYKKLDDDVTFLVCKFNKEAA, from the coding sequence ATGAGGCTAACGGCAAAAATTCTTTCTTGGTTACTCGCTTCGGTTGTCGTAGTGATGATCATGTTTACTAGTTTAGCTATTTATATGCTACAAAAAAATCTTGAAGAAGAGGCATTTCGTTCACATAAACTAATTTACTCTCTATTCTTACCTACAATTACTCGCTATCTTTGGGAATTCGATATTACAGGTATTAAAGAAACATTAACTAATATAATAGAAAATAATTATGCTAATAAAATTTATATTTATGATGCTGATTCAGTTCTAGTTACGTATTTATATAAAGACAAGAAAACAGGAAAGATTTCAAATATTAAAGATACTAAAATGAGTGAATCAGGTAATATTATCACACCAGAATTTAAAATGCAGTTAGATAAAAAATCTTTATCTAATGAAGAATTTTTTATCTATCAAGATAACATAATGAAAGATACCTCTAGAATTATTGGTGCTATGCTACATAAGAAAGGGACAAGCACTAGTTCATCGATTATTGGTTACTTTGTGTTAGACTATTCAACAGATAATATTGCTGTTGCAGTTCAATCTATGGTTCGAGGAGTGGTCATTTTAGCTCTTTGTGTTACCATAATGCTCGTTGTATCAATTGGATTTTTACTGAGACAATCATTGATAAATAATATTTTAAAATTAAGTCAAGCAAGCCTTGATATAACAAGGGGTACTTTTACTCGTATTGAAGAGCCAAAACGCAGCAAAGATGAAATGGTTGATTTAGTAAAAAACTTTAATATTATGATTAGTCAAATAGAAATAAATCAAGAAAATTTAAAATTACTTGCTGAAGAAGGAATTAAGATCTCTAGTAAATTTGATATTAGTGATGTTGCAATTCAAATAGCTGAATCTTTACAAAAAATTGCAAAAATTAATCTGCACATTGAAGTCTTTGTTATCTATTCTATGCTCGCTTCGGATCAAGTAGAAGGATATCATGAGATGATAAAATCAGGACAAAGAAACTTTATTCGCTTTGCAGAAGAATTAAAAGAACCACCAAATAAAAAACGCTTTGTAATAAAAGATAGTGCTGGACGTAATTGTGTTATTTTACAAATTGATGATCTAAGAGCTGTTCATCTGTTTTCCTTTACTGCAGCTCAATCAATTTATAATGCAATATTAGCTTTGCAAATCAGTATTACAAATGCTCTCGATAACATTCGTTTTGTTGCTGAACAAAAAGAACAACAAAGACTCGTCAGTGAGCAAGAAACTGCTCGCTTGGTTCAAAACAATCTCATGCCAAAATTTGAATATAGAAGAGTTGGTTTTTTTGAAATTGCAAATCATTTTGAAGCTGCAACGGAGTGTGCGGGAGATTGGTGGAATTATTATATTTTACCAAACAATAAACTCTTATTACTGCTTGGTGACGTAACAGGACATGGAACTGCAAGTGCAATTTTAACCGCAGTCGTGAAAGGATATTGTGACTCAATTCATATTCAACCAAATATTACAGCGAATGAAATTCTGGCACAATTGGATTCCGTAATTCGTTCGAGTGGTGACGGCAGCAAAGTAATGACAATGTTTTCGGCAATTTTAGACCCAAATAATGGTGTCATAGAGTTTTCAAATGCTGCGCATAATTTCCCAATGTTAATCAAAAGAAATAATGAGAAAAAATCTGTAGAAAAACTTGTCGCTCAAGGTCGTCCATTAGGCTATGAATTAGTTAACAATAAAGAAACAGAAAATCCTTATTCATACGCACTAAAAAGAATTCAACTAGAATCAGGTGATATACTATTTATTTTCTCAGATGGATTAATTGAAGCCGTTAACTCAGAAGGGGAAGAATTTAGTGAAAAAAGGCTTAAAAATGCCTTACAACGTTATTCAGAAAGTGAAGCTTCAATTATAAAAGAAAATATTATGCACGATTTTAGAGAATTTACTTCTTACAAAAAATTAGATGATGATGTTACTTTCCTTGTCTGTAAGTTCAATAAAGAAGCGGCTTGA
- a CDS encoding DMT family transporter: MLYFVLLAFFNGVFIGLNRAINGKLSNYIGPFQASFVNHFVGFLFLTILFFSLSQFKIPNQNEIPFLAYLGGFFGVFMVALSSYSFMKLGATKSLIYAISAQMLTCVIIDTNDYHSLKFIGKIIGVCFIILGVYLLQKEKEGDKKKGLINAK; encoded by the coding sequence ATGTTATATTTTGTTTTACTTGCTTTTTTTAATGGAGTTTTTATTGGTTTAAATAGAGCCATAAATGGAAAATTAAGCAATTATATTGGTCCCTTTCAAGCATCGTTTGTGAATCATTTTGTTGGTTTTCTTTTTTTAACAATTTTATTTTTTAGTCTCTCTCAGTTTAAAATACCTAATCAGAACGAAATTCCTTTTCTGGCATACTTGGGCGGTTTTTTTGGTGTCTTTATGGTTGCACTTAGTAGCTATTCATTTATGAAACTAGGTGCTACAAAAAGCCTTATTTATGCCATTAGTGCACAAATGTTAACCTGTGTAATTATTGATACTAATGATTATCACTCATTAAAATTTATTGGCAAAATAATTGGTGTTTGCTTTATTATCCTTGGTGTTTATTTATTGCAGAAGGAGAAGGAGGGGGATAAAAAGAAAGGATTAATAAATGCAAAGTAA
- a CDS encoding DUF6588 family protein, with amino-acid sequence MLKILINYKYLFIFNIFFNVTVFADNNIDFKFTSSQIPDSDYENIVKPLINPTRFQFMSAPIPSSGKIIPLGISAGGGISYFTPPQSMIDSLNKYSDSANNFPNSIIIPRFIGKIGIPFGIDVAVNYAKVPQSTIEFYGIGGQFILSNPRVIPISLALRGGYTQINGFAPFDANSTNAELLLGVPLPILKPYFGGGSNWSNASTTFKIGNSTLTKSSSWNEIYGIIGFQIITILALDVEAQISPTQTIYNAKISLEI; translated from the coding sequence ATGTTAAAAATTCTTATAAATTATAAATATTTATTTATTTTTAATATTTTTTTTAATGTAACAGTATTTGCTGATAATAATATTGATTTTAAATTTACTTCATCCCAAATTCCTGATAGCGATTATGAAAACATTGTGAAGCCTTTAATTAATCCAACAAGATTTCAATTTATGTCTGCACCAATTCCATCAAGTGGAAAAATTATTCCTTTAGGAATTTCTGCAGGAGGAGGAATATCATACTTTACTCCTCCGCAATCAATGATAGATTCTTTAAATAAATATTCTGATTCAGCTAATAATTTTCCAAATAGCATTATAATTCCCAGATTTATTGGAAAAATTGGAATTCCTTTTGGAATTGATGTAGCAGTTAACTATGCTAAGGTTCCACAAAGTACTATTGAGTTTTATGGAATAGGGGGACAATTTATTTTATCTAACCCTAGAGTAATACCAATTTCTTTAGCATTAAGAGGTGGATATACTCAGATTAATGGATTTGCACCTTTTGACGCTAATAGTACTAATGCTGAACTACTTTTAGGCGTTCCTCTTCCAATTTTAAAACCCTACTTTGGAGGAGGAAGCAATTGGTCAAACGCTTCTACTACTTTCAAAATTGGAAATTCAACGTTAACAAAAAGCTCTTCATGGAACGAAATTTATGGAATTATTGGTTTTCAAATTATTACAATCTTAGCTTTAGATGTTGAAGCCCAAATCTCCCCAACTCAAACTATTTATAATGCAAAAATATCATTGGAAATTTAA
- a CDS encoding DMT family transporter codes for MLSLPVISSLICGILLAVMNNLNGILAKYTTPLYSSWVAHGVGSITAVLILIYFLFRKQKKEEIEKQIMKNRTYYFYYIGGIIGACTVIFSSIAINSVIGLSGTLSLMLLGSVCFGIFSDLFGIFGTAKKKFQSNDIFVISFILLGSWLIIFCR; via the coding sequence CAGTTATGAACAACTTAAATGGTATTCTAGCAAAATATACCACACCTCTTTACTCATCATGGGTTGCGCATGGAGTAGGAAGTATTACTGCAGTTTTAATTCTAATATATTTTTTATTTAGAAAGCAGAAAAAAGAAGAAATTGAAAAACAAATCATGAAAAATAGAACTTACTATTTTTATTACATTGGCGGCATTATAGGTGCATGTACCGTTATTTTTTCTTCAATTGCTATTAATAGCGTAATTGGTTTGTCTGGTACTTTATCTTTAATGTTACTTGGCTCTGTGTGTTTTGGAATTTTTTCTGATTTATTTGGAATATTTGGTACTGCGAAAAAAAAATTTCAAAGCAATGATATTTTTGTTATCAGCTTTATTTTGTTAGGAAGCTGGCTTATCATTTTTTGTCGTTAG
- a CDS encoding ABC-F family ATP-binding cassette domain-containing protein, with product MIRIENLSKAYGSKILFSQSSYHFPEGERIALVGPNGAGKSTLLNILCSIEEPDDGQILKPAKMNLGYLPQEPNQNPKDTVLEECMDGALKLKKLKHDLDLILLEMENNYSEDVHKKFEKIEDAFREAGGYALEARAKGILVGLGFLGNQLHKSPKQLSGGWRMRLELAKVFLNDPDFLVLDEPTNHLDLPSLIWVEKFLQSFAGTLLFVSHDRALLNRLSTITLHLFNGKFTPYKGNFDSFLEQREQRLELETAAYERHKKRADEIQRFVDRFKAKASKAKQAQSRMKMLERMKEVEGSFDIDNSVDEISFSLPKVTQSGKEVLKVEKMSIGYQSILSKHIELNVLRGQKIAIIGPNGIGKSTFLKTLSNVINPLEGEFTLGHNVSLAFFAQDQLDTLDENKTILDNVLSVSDNIGEKKARSVLGSFLFRGDDVFKYVKVLSGGEKSRVGLACLLLKNANFLLLDEPTNHLDMSSAEILADAIDEYEGTVLFVSHDRNFIDSICTHVFAMTNDGRFALFEGKLEDYERLAPLSGFPDILSPDRSMEMAKLIDEPVENTKVTNNAKDNEIDSKKEIQKLEKSKEKIELEIYQISEKIKEIDAQMHQLDPSDYKKMSELEKSLQVNKKKLFDNEELWLEIEAKIVKK from the coding sequence ATGATTCGAATAGAAAACTTAAGTAAAGCATATGGCAGTAAAATACTATTTAGTCAGTCTTCATATCACTTTCCTGAAGGAGAGCGAATTGCTTTAGTTGGACCAAATGGTGCTGGTAAATCAACTTTGCTAAATATACTTTGTAGTATTGAAGAACCTGATGATGGACAAATTCTAAAACCAGCTAAAATGAATTTAGGTTATTTGCCCCAAGAACCTAATCAGAATCCAAAAGATACAGTCCTAGAAGAATGTATGGATGGTGCTTTAAAGTTAAAAAAATTAAAACACGATTTAGATCTTATTTTATTAGAAATGGAAAATAATTATAGCGAAGATGTGCATAAAAAATTTGAAAAAATAGAAGATGCTTTTCGAGAAGCAGGAGGCTACGCTCTTGAAGCCAGAGCGAAAGGAATTTTAGTTGGCTTAGGGTTTCTTGGAAATCAACTCCATAAAAGTCCTAAACAGCTTTCAGGTGGATGGCGCATGCGTCTTGAGCTTGCAAAAGTCTTTTTAAATGATCCAGATTTTTTGGTTCTCGATGAGCCTACAAATCACCTAGATTTACCAAGTCTTATATGGGTAGAAAAGTTTTTGCAAAGTTTTGCCGGAACCCTTCTTTTTGTCTCCCATGATAGAGCCTTATTAAACAGATTATCAACAATTACTTTACATTTATTCAACGGAAAATTTACTCCTTATAAAGGAAATTTTGATTCATTTCTTGAACAAAGAGAGCAACGACTCGAACTTGAAACAGCAGCATATGAACGCCATAAAAAACGAGCAGATGAAATTCAACGGTTTGTCGATAGATTTAAAGCAAAAGCTTCTAAAGCAAAACAAGCTCAAAGCCGGATGAAAATGCTTGAAAGAATGAAAGAAGTAGAAGGTAGCTTTGATATAGATAATTCTGTTGATGAAATTTCTTTTTCTTTACCCAAGGTAACGCAAAGTGGGAAAGAAGTTTTAAAAGTTGAAAAAATGAGTATTGGTTATCAGTCTATTCTTTCAAAACATATAGAATTAAATGTTTTGCGTGGTCAGAAAATTGCAATTATTGGTCCAAATGGTATTGGAAAATCAACTTTTCTTAAAACATTATCAAATGTAATAAACCCTTTAGAAGGAGAATTTACATTAGGTCATAATGTTTCTTTAGCTTTTTTTGCGCAAGACCAATTAGACACTTTAGACGAGAATAAAACTATTTTAGATAATGTTTTAAGTGTTTCTGATAATATTGGTGAGAAAAAAGCAAGAAGTGTTTTAGGAAGCTTTTTATTTCGTGGTGATGATGTTTTTAAATATGTGAAAGTTCTTTCAGGTGGCGAAAAAAGTAGAGTTGGATTAGCCTGTCTATTATTAAAAAATGCAAATTTCTTATTGCTTGATGAACCCACAAACCACTTAGACATGTCAAGCGCTGAAATACTAGCTGATGCAATTGATGAATATGAAGGAACCGTATTATTTGTCAGCCATGACAGAAATTTTATTGATTCTATTTGTACACATGTTTTTGCCATGACCAATGATGGGCGTTTTGCTTTATTTGAAGGAAAACTCGAAGACTATGAACGTCTTGCTCCCTTATCAGGATTTCCAGATATTTTGAGTCCTGATAGAAGTATGGAAATGGCGAAATTAATTGATGAGCCCGTTGAGAATACAAAAGTTACGAATAATGCAAAAGATAATGAGATTGATAGTAAAAAAGAAATTCAAAAGTTGGAAAAATCAAAAGAAAAAATTGAACTTGAAATTTATCAAATTTCTGAAAAAATAAAAGAAATCGATGCACAAATGCACCAGCTTGATCCTAGTGACTATAAAAAAATGAGTGAATTAGAAAAATCTTTGCAAGTAAATAAGAAAAAACTTTTCGATAATGAAGAATTATGGTTAGAAATTGAAGCTAAAATTGTAAAGAAATAA
- a CDS encoding dihydrodipicolinate reductase C-terminal domain-containing protein, whose amino-acid sequence MNIVLLGSNGRLGSLIHNQLNAENIPTFALAKEILATKKDFQNFFSNLPENAIILDVSLPTGTEHLIEQVKQLNSEIKNKLKGIVIGTTGHTNAQQEKIKDLSKEIPICLVSNFSKGVFLFDQILNAKTSNGMTVCELAHSLGFDLALNEIHHTQKKDAPSGTAVSLANTANLPLERISSTRVGNVIGEHTLYFSQDSEMLEIKHSAHSRKLFALGAIQICKNIIAKSPNAGLLAKEEFFT is encoded by the coding sequence ATGAATATTGTTTTGCTAGGTTCTAATGGAAGATTGGGTAGTCTTATACATAATCAGTTAAACGCTGAAAATATTCCCACATTCGCTCTTGCAAAAGAAATTCTTGCAACAAAAAAAGATTTTCAAAATTTTTTCAGCAATCTACCCGAAAATGCAATAATCTTGGATGTAAGTCTTCCAACAGGAACTGAACATTTAATAGAGCAGGTTAAACAACTCAATTCAGAGATTAAAAATAAATTGAAGGGTATCGTCATTGGAACTACGGGGCATACAAATGCTCAACAAGAAAAAATTAAAGATCTTTCTAAAGAAATTCCTATTTGCCTTGTTTCAAATTTCTCTAAAGGAGTTTTTCTATTTGATCAAATTTTAAACGCTAAAACATCTAATGGAATGACTGTCTGCGAATTGGCTCATTCATTAGGCTTTGATCTTGCATTGAATGAAATTCACCACACCCAAAAGAAAGATGCGCCCAGTGGAACAGCAGTTAGCCTTGCAAACACTGCGAATTTGCCTCTTGAACGAATCTCATCGACACGAGTTGGGAATGTCATAGGTGAGCACACTCTGTATTTCAGCCAAGACTCAGAGATGCTCGAAATAAAGCATTCCGCTCACAGCCGAAAATTATTTGCTTTAGGCGCAATCCAAATTTGTAAAAATATAATTGCAAAAAGCCCAAATGCAGGACTTCTCGCAAAAGAAGAATTTTTTACTTAG
- a CDS encoding metallophosphoesterase, translating to MKIIQITDSHIKKHANALLYGVSVREQFEKVIKHLSTLKEDFDYFLLTGDIADDGSVEAYEYIANHLAYFNKKVFYINGNHDDKETMLKTFSQFPNFEYLNTLNVANFTLVGIDSCLKGKDYGFINENELLRIKTILSKLSTENRECILVLHHHPVAVNTPLIDDCPLDNSEEFLYLVNKFSCVKLILSGHVHNDYKIQINENCWFESSISTFIQFNKGGISETEMNSDIFGYKLISFKESNYFIKLITL from the coding sequence ATGAAAATTATCCAAATTACAGACTCACATATTAAAAAACATGCTAATGCACTATTGTATGGAGTCAGTGTTCGTGAACAATTTGAAAAAGTGATCAAACATCTTTCAACTTTAAAAGAAGATTTTGATTATTTTTTACTTACGGGAGACATAGCCGATGATGGCTCAGTCGAGGCATATGAGTATATTGCTAATCATTTAGCATACTTTAATAAAAAGGTTTTTTATATAAATGGAAATCATGATGATAAAGAAACTATGCTGAAAACATTTTCTCAGTTTCCAAATTTTGAATATTTGAATACTTTAAATGTTGCAAATTTTACTTTAGTTGGAATTGATTCTTGCCTCAAAGGAAAAGACTATGGCTTTATTAATGAAAACGAGCTTTTGCGAATTAAAACTATTTTATCTAAATTATCTACTGAAAATAGAGAATGTATTTTAGTATTACATCATCACCCTGTAGCAGTGAACACTCCTCTTATAGATGATTGTCCGTTAGATAATTCTGAAGAATTTCTTTACTTAGTCAACAAATTTTCCTGTGTAAAATTAATTCTTTCTGGACATGTTCACAATGATTATAAAATTCAAATAAATGAAAATTGCTGGTTTGAATCATCAATTTCAACGTTTATTCAATTCAACAAAGGTGGAATTAGCGAAACTGAAATGAATTCAGATATTTTTGGTTATAAATTAATTTCTTTTAAAGAAAGTAATTATTTTATTAAATTAATTACTTTGTAA
- a CDS encoding alpha/beta fold hydrolase — MFQERAENIKSFDGNELFFRVYTPSKNTVTESKLNGVVLAVHGFGEHSGRYAHVAKAICSQNLAFAIFDIRGHGKSGPKRGDAENLHAMVLDVIFMTNHVKQLLGLTKQKDSFFGIMGHSFGSLLVTYAAAHLADSCPPVFLSSPCYAIKKSIPGWKKFLANSVAKYLPQLTAPIGIPSDDLSNNPENNIAAEEDTLRLTTITARMGNTFLGAVEEKKIIQAIRLISAPVTIVAAEDDKLVKVDVTKKCVPYFSHNDSSLRVLQGAGHEIFNEIDPIRNEALADLLHWTQRKYELKLE; from the coding sequence ATGTTTCAAGAACGTGCTGAAAACATAAAAAGTTTCGATGGAAATGAATTATTTTTTAGAGTTTATACTCCGTCAAAAAATACTGTTACTGAGTCAAAATTGAATGGTGTTGTTCTTGCCGTACATGGATTTGGTGAGCACAGCGGCAGATATGCACATGTTGCAAAAGCTATTTGTTCACAAAATCTTGCCTTTGCTATCTTTGACATAAGGGGGCACGGAAAGTCAGGTCCGAAACGGGGTGACGCTGAAAATTTACACGCAATGGTTCTTGATGTTATTTTTATGACCAATCACGTGAAACAATTACTAGGTTTAACTAAACAAAAAGATTCTTTTTTTGGAATAATGGGGCACAGTTTTGGGTCTCTTTTAGTCACTTATGCCGCTGCCCATCTGGCGGATTCTTGCCCGCCCGTTTTTTTAAGTTCACCTTGTTATGCTATTAAAAAATCTATTCCAGGTTGGAAAAAGTTTCTCGCTAATAGCGTGGCAAAATATTTACCGCAATTAACTGCTCCGATAGGCATACCTTCAGATGACTTATCAAATAATCCTGAAAATAATATTGCTGCTGAAGAAGATACTCTGCGGTTAACAACCATAACAGCTCGCATGGGGAATACATTTTTAGGTGCTGTGGAAGAAAAAAAAATAATTCAAGCAATACGACTAATTAGCGCCCCTGTTACAATAGTTGCGGCAGAGGATGACAAATTAGTAAAAGTTGATGTAACTAAAAAATGCGTGCCTTATTTTTCGCATAATGATAGTTCTTTAAGAGTGTTGCAAGGAGCTGGGCATGAAATTTTTAATGAAATTGATCCAATACGGAACGAAGCATTAGCAGATTTACTTCATTGGACCCAAAGAAAGTATGAACTAAAATTGGAATAA
- a CDS encoding response regulator, with translation MPTSNTDKEIQTAFVKNALQKLQEMNGIANVLLREGAKPELTDAFSRASNALKNFSVTCHQNQVADFIAGKIDPHFEAIRLENVKVTDELKQNIKDKMSQLKELIQNIAQDEAIVVPQETENIPKEDEQNLHSLLSAIGQLSVWSFHELMNTLAKVQGFTEMLDDIYSQIPEAAKESRDNLKTIQNKLLANTSHMTGVINRIRSLRGKTKIVIKEYNIRDVVKNIQELTQQPPKTLNWSSLHIPSVLVPFDHIIFEQIWVHLWKLLGEWLPPKANAQPKCFGKIELNKNTNDAKYKNNISLYFWYEPYKSETFDPTSLTYSKQTPQADLAYVYHFTSQIAQRIHSSISAAKAPFGGTVFSITLPCADVVSSVSETGYQVPQPLHIGKLAEPEKNSKTVLIIDDEKDLRTILSLKVNKMGYNVFVAENISEAINFLDSKKIDLIISDLFIGQESGLDLLKTLTVSDSKIPFIFITGASEDDISKPILDILAKYSKAFLTKPIPTQLLKETLDKFVPK, from the coding sequence ATGCCTACTTCAAATACTGATAAAGAAATACAAACTGCATTTGTTAAAAACGCATTACAAAAACTTCAAGAAATGAATGGAATAGCAAACGTTTTATTACGCGAAGGTGCTAAACCTGAGCTTACAGATGCTTTTTCGCGTGCTTCTAACGCATTAAAAAATTTTTCTGTTACTTGCCATCAGAATCAAGTAGCAGATTTTATAGCTGGAAAAATAGATCCTCATTTTGAAGCAATACGTCTTGAAAATGTTAAAGTAACTGATGAACTTAAACAAAACATAAAAGACAAAATGTCTCAACTGAAAGAACTTATCCAAAACATAGCGCAAGATGAAGCTATTGTTGTTCCGCAAGAGACTGAAAATATTCCTAAAGAAGATGAACAAAATTTACACTCCTTACTTTCTGCGATTGGGCAATTAAGTGTTTGGAGTTTTCATGAACTCATGAACACATTAGCAAAAGTCCAAGGTTTTACCGAAATGCTTGATGATATTTATTCGCAAATTCCAGAAGCAGCTAAAGAAAGCCGAGATAATTTAAAAACAATTCAAAATAAATTATTAGCAAATACTTCACATATGACAGGAGTTATAAATAGAATTCGTTCCTTAAGAGGCAAAACTAAAATTGTTATTAAAGAATATAATATTCGTGATGTAGTAAAAAATATTCAAGAACTCACCCAACAGCCTCCCAAAACATTAAATTGGTCATCACTGCATATACCAAGCGTGTTGGTACCTTTTGATCATATTATTTTTGAACAAATTTGGGTACATTTATGGAAATTATTAGGAGAATGGCTTCCTCCAAAAGCTAATGCGCAACCGAAATGTTTTGGAAAAATTGAGTTAAATAAAAATACTAATGATGCTAAATATAAAAACAATATTTCGCTTTATTTTTGGTATGAACCTTATAAATCTGAAACTTTTGACCCCACATCATTAACGTATAGTAAACAAACTCCACAAGCAGATTTAGCTTATGTTTATCATTTTACTTCACAAATTGCGCAAAGAATTCATTCTTCTATCAGTGCAGCTAAAGCACCTTTTGGGGGAACGGTTTTTTCTATAACTCTACCGTGCGCAGATGTTGTTTCATCAGTAAGTGAAACAGGTTATCAAGTTCCCCAACCACTTCATATTGGTAAATTGGCAGAACCAGAAAAAAATTCAAAAACAGTACTAATTATTGATGATGAAAAAGATCTTAGAACAATCTTAAGTTTAAAAGTAAATAAGATGGGATATAATGTTTTTGTCGCTGAAAATATTTCTGAAGCAATTAATTTTTTAGATAGTAAAAAAATTGATTTAATAATTTCTGATCTTTTTATTGGCCAAGAAAGTGGATTAGATTTATTAAAAACATTAACAGTATCAGACTCTAAAATTCCATTTATTTTTATCACTGGTGCAAGTGAAGATGATATTTCAAAACCAATTCTTGATATATTAGCTAAATATTCTAAAGCATTTCTAACAAAACCGATTCCGACTCAGCTTCTAAAAGAAACTCTTGATAAATTTGTCCCAAAGTAA
- a CDS encoding MFS transporter, translated as MQKKILFTLAIGTAISVSTIYLSQPLLAILREQFQSSVSDIGLIITLTQIGYALGIFTLVPLGDIINKKKLIQIKLLLLISTLLLAGFSQSLLMFFFASMTIGLFATSAQDFVPLAADLAKEQERGKTIGFVMSGLLLGILLSRTFSGFLAEHVSWQSVFFITAFLISIIFIFVTILIPYQIPHSNLKYFQLIHSMSKIFLKNSILPLSVVSHGLIGVIFSSFWTVLTFYLSEPPFNLNSSHIGLFGLAGAAGAIAAPIAGRYADKIGPLLNIKIAILLIFFSFLLLFIFQHSIVVLIIGVVTFDLGVQVSLISHQSIIYSLDTKARSRINSIFVTILFLFFSLGSFLGSILFHHFGWKGELILSLLCCVLSFGIHLILSEKYKKFKLN; from the coding sequence ATGCAAAAAAAGATTTTATTTACTCTTGCTATTGGTACTGCTATCAGTGTCTCAACAATTTACCTAAGTCAACCATTGTTAGCCATTTTAAGAGAACAATTTCAATCTTCTGTTAGTGATATAGGCCTAATTATTACCCTTACCCAAATAGGATATGCACTAGGAATATTTACTTTAGTTCCTTTAGGTGATATTATAAACAAAAAAAAATTAATTCAAATAAAACTTTTATTATTAATATCAACGTTACTTTTAGCTGGTTTCTCCCAAAGTCTATTAATGTTTTTCTTTGCTAGTATGACTATTGGATTATTTGCTACTTCGGCACAAGATTTTGTTCCATTAGCGGCAGATCTTGCAAAAGAACAAGAAAGAGGTAAAACTATTGGTTTTGTTATGAGTGGTCTCCTTCTTGGAATATTACTCTCAAGAACATTTTCTGGCTTTCTTGCTGAACATGTAAGTTGGCAATCAGTATTTTTTATTACAGCTTTTCTTATTTCTATTATTTTTATTTTTGTGACAATATTAATCCCATATCAAATTCCTCATTCAAACTTAAAATATTTTCAATTAATACATTCTATGAGTAAAATATTTCTTAAAAATTCTATATTACCATTAAGCGTTGTTAGTCATGGCTTGATTGGCGTCATATTTAGTTCATTCTGGACAGTACTTACTTTTTATTTAAGTGAACCACCATTCAATTTAAATTCAAGTCATATCGGATTATTTGGATTAGCTGGAGCAGCTGGGGCAATAGCAGCTCCAATAGCGGGACGTTATGCTGATAAAATAGGTCCATTATTGAATATAAAAATAGCAATTCTTCTGATATTCTTTTCTTTTCTTTTACTATTTATATTTCAACACTCTATTGTTGTTTTAATCATTGGTGTTGTTACTTTTGATTTAGGAGTTCAAGTATCACTTATTTCACATCAATCGATAATATATTCATTAGACACTAAGGCTCGCTCTCGAATTAATTCAATTTTTGTGACAATACTATTCTTATTTTTCTCATTAGGTTCATTTTTAGGAAGTATCTTATTTCATCACTTTGGCTGGAAAGGTGAATTAATTCTTTCGTTACTCTGCTGTGTACTAAGTTTTGGAATACATCTAATTTTATCTGAAAAATATAAAAAATTTAAATTGAATTAA